From the Candidatus Binataceae bacterium genome, the window TGCGGATCAATGCGCGTCGGTCCGAATCCTCAAGCGCCACTTTACGTTCGGTCTCGGGCCGCATCCACACCGGCGCCGCGCGCATCGCGTCCGCCTTGACGCGCGGAAAGACATGCCAGTGAACGTGAGGTTCGATATTGCCGAGGCATTCGTAGTTGAGCTTGAGCGGCTCGGTCGCAAGCGCGATCGCGCGCCCGACCGCCACAGTCTCGTCGAAGAGCGCTCGCGCCTCCTCGGGCGGCATCAGGTGAACCTCATTGACGTGGCGCTTCGCCAGCACCACGCAATAGCCGCGATAGAACTGCGCGTCTCCGAGAATCACGAACGAATACGGCAGTTCGGCGACAAAATCCGCAAAGGCGCCCGCGCGGCATCGCTCGATGAGCGAGCAGATTCCGCACGGCCGCGACGCATCGCCGCTCCCCGCGCCCGCGCCACCCTCATGCGGGCGCATTCGCGCCCTCCGGCGCCACCTGCACGAGCTTTATCGCCGCATGCTTCAGCACCTCGGCCACCGTGTGCAACTTGTAAGGACGGCCGTAGTAAACGGTGCGGATGCCAGTGTTGATGAGCACCTTGAGG encodes:
- a CDS encoding HIT family protein produces the protein MRPHEGGAGAGSGDASRPCGICSLIERCRAGAFADFVAELPYSFVILGDAQFYRGYCVVLAKRHVNEVHLMPPEEARALFDETVAVGRAIALATEPLKLNYECLGNIEPHVHWHVFPRVKADAMRAAPVWMRPETERKVALEDSDRRALIRRLAEELRRQVPGTRPTV